Proteins from a single region of Enoplosus armatus isolate fEnoArm2 chromosome 6, fEnoArm2.hap1, whole genome shotgun sequence:
- the cdkn1bb gene encoding cyclin dependent kinase inhibitor 1Bb, producing the protein MSDVRLSNGSPTLERTDPRVSDHPKPSACRSLFGSVDHEELKRDLKGHLREMEEAASAKWGFDFANHTPLANGRLEWELVDCRDVPNFYNKQPRREKGVCSAGNNNVDLNGNHNCVVVAPSEDTDRSDGQMECTEQCTGMRKRPACHDPSAQNKRSHTSSDEVSCPSLTLSAEHTPRKTSPKRQT; encoded by the exons ATGTCAGATGTTCGACTATCAAACGGGAGCCCGACGTTGGAGCGGACGGACCCCCGGGTGTCGGATCACCCGAAACCGTCAGCCTGCAGAAGCCTCTTCGGCTCGGTGGATCACGAAGAGTTAAAGAGGGATTTAAAGGGACATTTGCGGGAGATGGAAGAGGCTGCCTCCGCCAAGTGGGGCTTCGACTTCGCCAATCACACGCCGCTGGCCAACGGCAGGCTCGAGTGGGAATTAGTGGATTGCAGAGACGTCCCGAATTTCTACAACAAGCAACCGAGGAGGGAGAAGGGCGTCTGCTCCGCTGGGAATAACAACGTGGATTTAAATGGGAATCATAATTGTGTTGTTGTGGCTCCGAGCGAAGACACCGACAGGTCTGACGGGCAGATGGAGTGCACGGAGCAGTGCACCGGGATGAGGAAAAGACCTGCATGTCACG ACCCCTCGGCCCAAAATAAGAGGTCACACACCAGCTCAGATGAGGTTAGTTGTCCAAGCCTGACCCTCTCTGCAGAACACACACCCAGAAAGACCAGTCCCAAGAGGCAAACGTGA